In Neospora caninum Liverpool complete genome, chromosome Ib, one DNA window encodes the following:
- a CDS encoding srs domain-containing protein, which translates to MSRTGRTQHRRGGFRSTARKLMGIYLGGALLFSGGGSVAAEPVEGLLRRNLSSGATGTQGESGAAEAVVATCTAASGDAVTPTATTLTLSSRTLVATLKCVGQSMKALPTDMATVCVEEAAAGKELESSNCSIGGTNMGDPVKLQELLGTNDPVQWKAISSSDGKNQGESRMLELSEASLPRTDKSFMVGCQKSTKSPCKVTVNVNARPSSVDDKNVVTCAYGKDSNPKPVEVEMSEDKNTLTIDCGTNASMYPQDYTSHYCAPESESKEQCIKKNYSDVLGSFTSTWWSADQDGTSATLTIPQTDFPPEDQSLLLACFPKYLSDKESRHTDSVPHSVTGITACRVLVTVKKANSASTASPSPYTVATASGAALLAGLLVGSF; encoded by the coding sequence ATGTCGAGAACGGGCAGAACGCAACATCGTCGTGGAGGGTTCAGGTCGACGGCCCGGAAGTTGATGGGGATTTATTTGGGCGGAGCTCTGCTGTTTTCGGGCGGAGGCTCTGTGGCTGCCGAGCCGGTGGAGGggcttcttcgtcggaaTTTGTCTTCAGGTGCCACCGGCACCCAGGGTGAATCAGGGGCCGCAGAAGCTGTTGTCGCAACCTGTACGGCGGCAAGCGGGGATGCCGTCACCCCGACTGCCACGACGTTGACGTTGTCATCGAGGACCCTCGTCGCTACCTTAAAGTGCGTGGGTCAAAGCATGAAAGCGCTGCCGACAGATATGGCCACAGTCTGCGTggaagaagccgccgccGGAAAAGAACTGGAATCCTCTAACTGCTCTATTGGAGGCACTAACATGGGCGACCCGGTAAAGCTGCAAGAACTCCTGGGAACAAATGACCCGGTCCAGTGGAAAGCAATCTCTTCTTCTGACGGCAAGAATCAAGGGGAATCTCGGATGCTCGAGCTATCCGAGGCAAGCCTTCCTCGAACTGACAAATCATTCATGGTCGGATGTCAAAAAAGTACCAAATCCCCATGCAAAGTCACAGTCAATGTAAATGCAAGGCCATCATCTGTAGATGACAAAAATGTAGTCACCTGTGCATACGGCAAGGACAGCAACCCGAAGCCCGTTGAAGTCGAGATGTCGGAAGACAAAAACACTCTCACCATTGACTGTGGCACCAACGCATCGATGTATCCTCAGGACTACACCTCTCACTACTGCGCCCCCGAATCAGAAAGCAAGGAACAATGCATAAAGAAGAACTATTCCGACGTTCTCGGATCTTTTACGAGCACCTGGTGGAGTGCAGACCAAGACGGTACATCGGCTACTCTAACTATCCCCCAGACAGACTTCCCGCCTGAGGACCAGAGCCTGCTCCTAGCCTGTTTTCCTAAATATCTTTCGGACAAGGAATcccgacacacagacagtgTACCTCATTCTGTGACTGGGATTACCGCTTGCCGTGTGCTTGTGACTGTCAAGAAGGCCAACTCCGCCTCCACTGCATCGCCCTCTCCGTACACAGTAGCTACAGCCTCTGGAGCGGCTCTCCTCGCGGGGCTTC
- a CDS encoding srs domain-containing protein produces the protein MARTSRMAHRCGGIRSKARKLVAVCMGGVLLFSGGGAVSAESVEGLLRRNLVSSPRDTGAETNTAENVATCTLEGNPVSVRASSSSLTLSLSQGTLSATVQCQGDGYTFVPSEETHVCDGQAVDSKGGSRAVSCTIGTKNMGNPVTLQDLLGTSNPVQWNIPHSETQNEGEQRTLTLTEADLPRTDKSFMVGCQKATNSPCNVTVNVNARPSSVNDKNVVTCAYGKDSNPKPVEVEMSENKNTLTIDCGTDASMYPQDYTSHYCAPESESKEQCIKKNYSDVLGTFDSSWWSTQQKGISATLTIPKTDFPPEDQSLLVACVPESLSTENTKKANSIPHSVTGITACRVLVTVKKANSASTASPSPHAIATASGAALLAGFLAGSF, from the coding sequence ATGGCGAGAACCAGCAGAATGGCGCATCGTTGTGGCGGGATCAGGTCCAAAGCCCGGAAGTTGGTGGCAGTTTGCATGGGTGGAGTTCTGCTGTTTTCGGGTGGAGGAGCTGTTTCAGCCGAGTCTGTGGAGGGTCTTCTGCGTCGGAATTTGGTTTCCTCGCCACGCGATACTGGTGCGGAAACGAACACCGCAGAAAATGTTGCAACATGCACTCTGGAGGGAAACCCGGTCTCGGTTAGGGCGAGTAGCTCATCATTGACGCTCTCACTGTCACAGGGCACCCTGTCAGCCACCGTTCAATGTCAAGGTGATGGCTACACATTTGTGCCTTCCGAAGAGACGCACGTTTGCGACGGACAGGCAGTCGATTCCAAAGGAGGTAGCCGGGCCGTTTCCTGCACAATTGGTACGAAGAACATGGGAAATCCTGTGACGCTGCAAGACCTCCTCGGGACAAGCAACCCGGTCCAGTGGAACATCCCCCATTCTGAAACCcagaacgagggagaacaacGGACACTCACCCTCACTGAAGCAGACCTTCCTCGAACCGACAAATCATTCATGGTCGGCTGTCAAAAAGCTACCAACTCCCCATGCAACGTGACAGTGAATGTGAATGCAAGGCCATCATCAGTAAACGATAAAAATGTAGTCACCTGCGCATACGGCAAGGACAGCAACCCGAAGCCCGTAGAAGTGGAGATGtcagaaaacaaaaacaccCTCACCATCGACTGTGGCACTGACGCATCGATGTATCCTCAGGACTACACGTCTCACTACTGCGCCCCCGAATCAGAAAGCAAGGAACAATGCATAAAGAAGAACTATTCCGATGTTCTCGGAACTTTTGACAGCAGCTGGTGGAGCACACAACAAAAGGGCATCTCCGCTACTCTAACTATCCCCAAGACAGACTTCCCGCCTGAAGACCAGAGCCTGCTCGTAGCCTGTGTTCCGGAGTCACTATCTACGGAAAACACCAAAAAGGCGAATAGTATACCTCACTCTGTGACTGGGATTACCGCTTGCCGTGTGCTTGTGACTGTCAAGAAGGCCAACTCCGCCTCCACTGCATCGCCCTCTCCGCACGCAATAGCTACAGCCTCTGGAGCGGCTCTGCTAGCGGGGTTTCTTGCGGGCTCCTTCTAA
- a CDS encoding srs domain-containing protein — translation MARTGRTQHRRRGFRSTARKLMAVCLDGVLLFSNGGAVAGDPVEGLLRRELSPDSSDAQGESGIAGVVATCTVASSGDAVTRPATTLTLSSSTLVATLECMGQSMKALPADAATVCVAEATASKELNSSNCSIGDTSMGNPVKLQELLGTNDPVQWKAISSSDGKNQGESRMLELSEASLPRTDKKFMVGCQSGEAGENKSCQVTVNVNAKPSSVDDKNAVTCAYGKDSNPEAVEVEMSEDKNTLTIDCGKGGSMQPAEFTSQYCSPEGDTFEDCSKANYSDVLPTFASTWWTNTENKTQATLTIPKTDFPPEDQRLLLGCVPKTQNADQSTREENLTESVSETSSCRVLVTVKAASSASAVSFTPQAVAATSGAVLLAGLFSGSL, via the coding sequence ATGGCGAGAACGGGCAGAACGCAACACCGTCGTAGAGGGTTCAGGTCGACAGCTCGGAAGTTGATGGCAGTTTGTTTGGACGGAGTTCTTCTGTTTTCGAATGGCGGAGCTGTTGCTGGAGATCCAGTTGAGGGTCTGCTTCGTCGGGAGTTGTCTCCAGACTCAAGCGACGCACAGGGTGAAAGCGGCATCGCAGGTGTTGTCGCAACCTGTACGGTGGCAAGCAGCGGGGATGCCGTCACTCGGCCTGCCACGACGTTGACGTTGTCATCGAGTACCCTCGTCGCTACCTTAGAGTGCATGGGTCAAAGCATGAAAGCTCTGCCGGCGGATGCGGCCACAGTCTGCGTGGCAGAAGCTACTGCCAGCAAAGAACTGAATTCCTCTAACTGCTCGATTGGAGACACTAGCATGGGCAACCCGGTAAAGCTGCAAGAACTCCTGGGAACAAATGACCCGGTCCAGTGGAAAGCAATCTCTTCTTCTGACGGCAAGAATCAAGGGGAATCTCGGATGCTCGAGCTATCCGAGGCAAGCCTTCCTCGAACTGACAAAAAATTCATGGTCGGCTGTCAAAGCGGTGAGGCTGGGGAAAACAAGTCGTGCCAAGTGACAGTGAACGTAAATGCGAAGCCATCATCTGTAGATGACAAAAACGCTGTCACCTGTGCATATGGCAAGGACAGCAACCCGGAGGCCGTAGAAGTCGAGATGTCGGAAGACAAAAACACTCTCACCATTGACTGTGGGAAGGGCGGATCTATGCAGCCTGCTGAATTCACATCTCAGTACTGCTCCCCCGAGGGAGACACATTCGAGGACTGTTCCAAGGCTAACTACTCTGATGTTCTTCCCACGTTTGCAAGCACCTGGTGGACGAATACAGAAAACAAAACCCAGGCTACTCTGACTATCCCGAAGACCGATTTCCCTCCTGAAGATCAGCGCCTCCTTCTAGGCTGTGTCCCGAAAACACAGAACGCAGACCAGTCCACAAGGGAAGAGAACCTCACTGAGTCCGTGTCTGAGACGTCGTCTTGCCGCGTGCTTGTGACTGTCAAGGCAGCGAgctccgcctccgctgtATCATTCACCCCGCAAGCAGTAGCTGCGACCTCTGGAGCCGTTCTCCTAGCGGGGCTCTTCTCGGGTTCCCTCTAA
- a CDS encoding srs domain-containing protein encodes MVRAGRVQHRRGWFRSKARKLMAFCLGGVLLFSGGGSVAAEPVEGLLRRSLVSRSSNVTDSPSESTTVATCKASGSTEVAATPAILTLSRSSLNVQLRCLGVSNTAAPTDPKKVCEGENVSTVSPDSAACTIGPHKFSKTITLRELLGASHEVTWTEADVSGGSENGKERTLQLVEADLPRTDKSFFVGCQKQDNPEANSSCKVTVNVNARPSSVDDENVVTCAYGKDSNPKAVQVEMSEEKNTLTIDCGSDGSMQPTEYATQYCSPADEKLNGCTKNSYSDILPMFETRWWSEANDGSPARLTIPKTDFPRANQSILLGCIPKAESADGPGKRGDLTESESATTTCRVLVTVRASSSASSALFTPQVVYAASGTAFLMGLLGGSL; translated from the coding sequence ATGGTGCGAGCGGGCAGAGTGCAACATCGTCGTGGATGGTTTAGGTCGAAGGCCCGGAAGCTGATGGCATTTTGTTTGGGCGGAGTTCTGCTGTTTTCGGGTGGAGGCTCTGTTGCTGCCGAGCCGGTTGAGGggcttcttcgtcggagTTTGGTTTCACGTTCAAGTAACGTGACAGACAGTCCAAGCGAGTCAACTACCGTCGCAACATGCAAAGCTAGCGGTAGCACAGAAGTCGCCGCAACTCCCGCGATACTGACGTTGTCAAGGAGCAGCCTCAATGTCCAGTTGCGATGTTTGGGTGTCAGCAACACAGCCGCGCCGACAGATCCGAAAAAAGTATGTGAAGGGGAAAACGTCTCTACAGTCAGCCCCGATTCAGCTGCTTGTACAATCGGTCCCCACAAGTTCAGCAAAACTATCACGCTGCGGGAGCTCCTTGGTGCATCTCACGAGGTTACATGGACAGAGGCTGACGTGTCAGGTGGTAgtgaaaacggaaaagagcgGACACTCCAGTTGGTAGAGGCCGATCTCCCTCGGACCGACAAGTCGTTTTTCGTCGGCTGTCAAAAACAGGATAACCCTGAAGCCAATTCGTCATGCAAAGTAACAGTGAATGTCAATGCGAGACCCTCGTCTGTTGACGACGAAAATGTTGTCACTTGTGCATACGGCAAAGACAGCAACCCGAAGGCCGTACAAGTCGAAATgtcggaagaaaaaaacactCTCACCATTGATTGTGGCAGCGACGGATCGATGCAGCCTACTGAATACGCAACTCAGTACTGCTCACCCGCCGATGAGAAATTGAATGGATGCACGAAGAACAGCTACTCTGATATTCTTCCCATGTTTGAAACCAGATGGTGGAGTGAAGCGAACGACGGTTCCCCGGCCAGACTGACTATCCCGAAGACCGACTTTCCACGTGCAAACCAGAGCATCCTTCTAGGTTGTATACCGAAAGCTGAGAGCGCCGACGGcccgggaaaaagaggagacctCACTGAGTCTGAGTCGGCCACGACGACGTGTCGTGTGCTTGTGACTGTCAGGGCGTCGAgctccgcctcctctgcttTATTCACCCCGCAAGTAGTTTATGCAGCCTCTGGAACGGCGTTCCTAATGGGGCTTCTTGGAGGTTCCTTGTAA
- a CDS encoding srs domain-containing protein: MARTSRIQPRRGGARSKARKLMAVCLGGVLLFSGGGAVSREPVEGLLRRFSASGADETQEGTPTNSVATCTSATQVHVTATPATLTLSKSSLTATVECLGEANTAGPAGEEDVCDGQTTKSTGGERGSTACRIGSTEAGQTVTLQTLLGATHKIQWTTNTLSETPEGESRTLKLSQSDLPRTDKTFVVGCQKGGSDPNSACKVTVNVNARPSSADDKNVVTCAYGKDSNPKPVKVEMSQNKNTLTIDCGSGGSLQPAGFTSQYCSPDTDNLEECATASYSGILPKFAPSWWTNTEKGTPAVLTIPKTDFPSTDQRFLLGCAPTSTAPETPDEASRQPEADSTTSACRVLVTVKAASSASSASFNPQVIAATSGAVLLTGLFSGSS, encoded by the coding sequence ATGGCGAGAACGAGCAGAATACAGCCCCGACGTGGAGGGGCCAGGTCGAAGGCCAGGAAGTTGATGGCCGTTTGTTTGGGTGGAGTTCTGCTGTTTTCGGGTGGCGGAGCGGTTTCTAGAGAGCCGGTTGAGGGCCTGCTGCGTCGCTTTTCAGCTTCGGGGGCAGACGAAACACAGGAGGGAACGCCCACAAATTCAGTCGCAACCTGCACGTCGGCGACTCAAGTCCATGTCACCGCAACACCCGCTACGCTGACGTTGTCAAAGAGTTCCCTTACCGCTACGGTAGAGTGCTTAGGTGAAGCAAACACAGCCGGACCAgccggagaggaggacgTATGCGACGGCCAGACGACAAAAAGCACCGGGGGAGAGCGTGGTTCCACTGCCTGCAGAATCGGGTCTACCGAGGCAGGACAGACGGTGACGCTGCAAACGCTCCTCGGTGCCACGCATAAGATCCAGTGGACAACAAACACACTGTCGGAGACCCCAGAGGGAGAATCCCGGACACTGAAACTATCTCAGTCAGACCTTCCCCGAACCGACAAAACATTCGTCGTGGGCTGTCAAAAAGGCGGCTCTGACCCGAACTCCGCATGCAAAGTGACAGTGAACGTGAATGCCAGACCCTCTTCGGCTGACGACAAAAACGTTGTCACCTGTGCATACGGCAAAGACAGCAACCCGAAACCCGTAAAAGTCGAGATGTCACAAAACAAGAACACTCTCACCATTGACTGTGGGAGCGGCGGATCGCTGCAGCCTGCTGGATTCACATCTCAGTACTGCTCCCCCGACACAGACAATTTGGAGGAATGCGCCACGGCGAGCTACTCTGGTATCCTACCCAAGTTTGCACCGAGCTGGTGGACGAATACAGAAAAGGGAACCCCGGCTGTGCTGACTATCCCGAAGACCGACTTTCCAAGTACAGACCAGCGCTTCCTGCTAGGCTGTGCGCCGACATCCACCGCTCCGGAAACGCCTGACGAGGCGTCCAGGCAGCCTGAGGCGGACTCCACAACATCAGCTTGTCGAGTACTTGTGACCGTCAAGGCAGCGAgctccgcctcctctgcaTCATTCAATCCGCAAGTAATAGCTGCGACCTCTGGAGCGGTCCTTCTAACGGGGCTTTTCTCGGGTTCGTCCTAA
- a CDS encoding srs domain-containing protein: MARTGRVQHRRGGFRSKARKLMAVCLGGALLFSGIEAVAGEPVEDLLRRNLSSGASGTQGGSGSEGNVATCPQSSSTLEEATLTLSKRSLTATLVCQGESPTFVPTELSSVCDGQATSASGNPQPGSCTIGTQPAGKKVTLQEFLGASHEVSWIESAIQEEPTTGKERTLQLAETDLPRTDKKFAVGCQKTPSGGNSACKVTVTVNARPSSVDDKNVVTCAYGKDSNPKVVEVEMSEEKNTLTIDCGSDGSMQPAAYTSQYCFPEGDTLEECSKANYSDILPTFETSWWTEAENDGTPAVLTIPKTDFPGEDQRLLLGCAPKSTAAGTPGKASGPSGSATTATSCRVVVTVKAASSASSASFTPQTVAATAGATVLPALLAGSM, from the coding sequence ATGGCGAGAACGGGCAGAGTGCAACATCGCCGTGGAGGGTTCAGGTCGAAGGCCCGGAAGTTGATGGCCGTTTGTTTGGGTGGAGCTCTGTTGTTTTCGGGTATCGAAGCTGTTGCCGGCGAGCCGGTTGAGGATCTTCTGCGTCGGAATTTGTCTTCAGGGGCCAGCGGTACCCAAGGGGGTTCAGGCTCCGAAGGAAATGTTGCAACATGTCCTCAGAGTTCATCTACCCTAGAAGAAGCGACCCTGACACTCTCAAAACGTTCCCTCACCGCTACACTTGTATGTCAGGGTGAAAGCCCCACATTCGTGCCTACCGAATTGTCAAGCGTCTGCGACGGACAGGCGACCAGCGCAAGCGGAAACCCCCAGCCAGGTTCGTGTACAATTGGGACGCAGCCAGCAGGCAAGAAGGTCACACTCCAAGAGTTCCTTGGTGCATCTCACGAAGTCAGCTGGATAGAGAGCGCCATCCAGGAAGAACCTACAACGGGCAAAGAGCGGACACTCCAGCTGGCAGAAACAGATCTCCCTCGAACCGACAAAAAATTCGCCGTCGGCTGTCAAAAAACACCGTCAGGAGGCAATTCCGCATGCAAAGTGACGGTGACTGTAAATGCAAGGCCATCGTCTGTCGACGACAAAAATGTTGTCACCTGTGCGTACGGCAAAGACAGCAACCCGAAGGTCGTAGAAGTCGAAATgtcggaagaaaaaaacactCTCACCATTGATTGTGGCAGCGACGGATCGATGCAGCCTGCAGCATACACATCTCAGTACTGCTTCCCCGAGGGAGATACGTTGGAAGAGTGCTCCAAGGCGAACTACTCTGATATTCTTCCCACTTTTGAAACCAGCTGGTGGACcgaagcagaaaacgacGGTACCCCGGCTGTGCTGACGATCCCGAAGACCGACTTCCCAGGTGAAGACCAGCGCCTCCTTCTAGGCTGTGCTCCTAAATCAACAGCTGCGGGAACGCCAGGCAAGGCATCCGGCCCGTCCGGTTCCGCGACAACCGCAACATCCTGTCGGGTTGTTGTTACTGTCAAGGCGGCGAGCTCGGCCTCGTCTGCATCATTCACCCCGCAAACTGTAGCTGCGACCGCTGGAGCAACTGTTCTACCAGCGTTGTTGGCTGGTTCGATGTGA
- a CDS encoding srs domain-containing protein gives MARTCRMQQRPGRFRSTARKLMAACLGGVLLISGREVFGSGQGDGSLRRNLASQAAGPQTQTDVTNGVATCNVAGEDEGAPATATLTFWRGSLTGTLQCLGETNKAVPENLQTVCDGHTATATLLEADTSSCQIGSHKLGNKVTLGSILGTTPEVKWTRIGEEEHNSQVWRLQLAETDLPLADKTFFVGCQKGASTDPSCKVTVNVKARPSSVNDNNVVTCAYGKDSNQKAVKVEMSQDKNTLTIDCGSDGSMQPAEFTSQYCSPEGDTLEDCSKANYSDILPAFASTWWTNTENKIQATLTIPKTDFPPADRRLLLGCKTQNANQPTKEENLTESVSETSACRVLVTVKASSSASSASFTPQVTAATSGAALLAGILSGCL, from the coding sequence ATGGCGAGAACGTGCAGAATGCAGCAGCGCCCCGGCAGGTTCAGGTCGACGGCCCGGAAGTTGATGGCAGCTTGCTTAGGAGGAGTATTGCTGATATCAGGCCGGGAAGTCTTCGGAAGCGGGCAGGGTGACGGTAGTCTTCGTCGGAATTTGGCGTCACAGGCAGCTGGCCCCCAGACTCAAACAGATGTCACGAATGGAGTTGCAACTTGTAATGTTgcgggcgaagacgagggcgcaCCAGCTACCGCGACATTGACTTTCTGGCGGGGTTCCCTCACAGGTACCTTACAGTGTTTGGGTGAGACAAACAAAGCAGTGCCCGAAAATCTTCAGACCGTCTGCGATGGACATACTGCCACCGCGACGCTACTAGAAGCGGATACCTCTAGCTGCCAGATTGGCTCTCATAAATTGGGCAACAAGGTGACGCTGGGCAGCATCCTCGGAACAACTCCCGAGGTGAAGTGGACTCGAAtaggggaagaggagcatAACAGCCAAGTGTGGAGACTCCAGCTAGCAGAAACAGACCTTCCCCTGGCAGACAAAACATTTTTCGTGGGCTGTCAAAAAGGGGCGTCAACCGACCCGTCATGTAAAGTGACCGTGAACGTGAAGGCTAGGCCATCGTCGGTTAACGACAACAACGTTGTCACCTGCGCATACGGCAAAGACAGCAACCAGAAAGCCGTAAAAGTCGAGATGTCACAAGACAAAAACACTCTCACCATTGACTGTGGGAGCGACGGATCTATGCAGCCTGCTGAATTCACATCTCAGTACTGCTCCCCGGAGGGAGACACGTTGGAGGACTGTTCCAAGGCTAACTACTCTGATATTCTACCCGCGTTTGCAAGCACCTGGTGGACGAATACAGAAAACAAAATCCAGGCTACTCTAACTATCCCGAAGACCGATTTTCCTCCTGCAGAtcggcgcctccttctcGGCTGTAAAACACAGAACGCAAACCAGCCcacaaaggaagagaacctCACTGAGTCCGTGTCTGAGACGTCGGCTTGCCGCGTGCTTGTGACTGTCAAGGCGTCGagctccgcctcttctgcatCATTCACCCCGCAAGTAACAGCTGCAACCTCTGGAGCAGCGCTCCTAGCGGGAATCTTATCAGGCTGCTTGTAA
- a CDS encoding srs domain-containing protein — MARASRMKQYHGELRSKVRKLMAVCLGGVLLISGGGAVAGEPFEGLLRRSLTSGRDGNRDGTAATNSVATCQGKNGSATTPTPATLTLSKSSLTAEVKCLGETNTPAPEDRANVCDGQTGSTDPEDESNACAIGTQKLGTTVTLQALLGANRNIQWTEKSISDSGAGTARMLKLNEADLPRTDKTFFVGCKKQAGAAANPSCKVTVNVNARPSSVDDKNVVTCAYGEDSNQKAVEVEMSQDKNTLTIDCGKDGSMQPAAYTSQYCFPEGDTLEECSKANYSDILPTFETSWWTEAENDSSPTVLTIPKTDFPGEDQRLLLGCAPKSTAAQNPTKRSSQSESVTTSCRVVVIVKAVNAASAAPITPQVVAATSGAAALSALLAGSV, encoded by the coding sequence ATGGCAAGAGCAAGCAGAATGAAGCAATATCATGGAGAGCTCAGATCCAAGGTCCGGAAGTTGATGGCGGTTTGCTTGGGTGGAGTTTTGCTAATTTCAGGTGGCGGAGCTGTCGCTGGTGAGCCGTTCGAGGGCCTTCTGCGTCGGTCTTTAACTTCGGGGAGAGATGGAAACCGGGACGGAACAGCCGCTACCAATTCCGTCGCAACGTGTCAGGGAAAAAATGGAAGCGCAACTACCCCAACTCCTGCTACGTTGACGCTATCAAAGAGTTCCCTCACCGCTGAGGTAAAGTGCTTAGGTGAAACAAACACACCAGCACCAGAAGACCGGGCGAACGTCTGCGACGGGCAGACCGGCAGCACCGATCCGGAAGATGAATCTAATGCCTGCGCCATTGGCACACAGAAGCTCGGCACAACGGTCACCCTGCAAGCGCTCCTCGGGGCAAACCGAAACATACAGTGGACAGAAAAAAGCATATCGGACAGCGGCGCAGGCACCGCGCGGATGCTCAAGCTAAACGAAGCAGACCTCCCTCGAACCGACAAGACATTCTTCGTTGGCTGCAAAAAACAAGCAGGTGCCGCCGCCAACCCGTCGTGCAAAGTGACAGTGAACGTGAATGCCCGACCCTCGTCGGTTGACGACAAAAACGTTGTCACCTGCGCATACGGCGAGGACAGCAACCAGAAAGCCGTGGAAGTGGAGATGTCACAAGACAAAAACACTCTCACCATTGACTGCGGGAAGGACGGATCGATGCAGCCTGCAGCATACACATCTCAGTACTGCTTCCCCGAGGGAGATACGTTGGAAGAGTGCTCCAAGGCGAACTACTCTGATATTCTTCCCACTTTTGAAACCAGCTGGTGGACCGAAGCGGAGAACGACAGTTCCCCGACTGTGTTGACCATCCCGAAGACTGACTTCCCAGGTGAAGACCAGCGCCTCCTTCTAGGGTGCGCTCCTAAATCAACTGCTGCGCAAAATCCTACAAAGAGATCCAGTCAGTCTGAGTCGGTGACAACATCCTGTCGGGTTGTTGTCATTGTCAAGGCGGTGAacgccgcctccgctgcaCCGATCACCCCGCAAGTAGTAGCTGCGACCTCTGGAGCGGCTGCTCTATCAGCGCTGCTGGCTGGTTCGGTGTAA
- a CDS encoding srs domain-containing protein yields MARTSRIQQYHGELRSKVRKLMAVCLGGVLLISGGGAAAGEPVEGLLRRSLASAADGSQTGTVVNNSVATCEGQSEAAATPNPAALTLSKSSLTATVKCLGKTDTPAPTREEDVCIDKTTEGIQGHSESNDCKFDSYTGQTVTLQTLLGANQNIQWTDESISDSDTGTGTARMLKLNEADLPRTDKTFFVGCKKQAGAAANPSCKVTVNVNARPSSVDDKNVVTCAYGEDSNQKAVEVEMSQDKNTLTIDCGKDGSMQPAEFTSQYCFPEGDTLEECSKANYSDILPTFETSWWTEAENDGTPAVLTIPKTDFPGEDQRLLLGCAPKSTAAGTPGKASGPSGSATTATSCRVVVTVKAASSASSASFTSQTVAATAGATVLPALLAGSF; encoded by the coding sequence ATGGCGAGAACGAGCAGAATCCAGCAATATCATGGAGAGCTCAGGTCCAAGGTGCGGAAGTTGATGGCCGTTTGTTTGGGTGGAGTTCTGCTCATTTCAGGTGGCGGAGCTGCCGCTGGCGAGCCGGTTGAgggccttctccgtcgctctttAGCTTCGGCAGCAGATGGATCTCAGACTGGAACGGTCGTAAACAATTCAGTTGCAACCTGTGAGGGACAAAGTGAAGCCGCAGCTACCCCAAATCCTGCTGCGTTGACGCTCTCAAAGAGTTCCCTTACCGCCACGGTAAAGTGCTTAGGTAAAACAGACACACCCGCACCAACCAGGGAGGAGGACGTCTGTATCGACAAGACGACAGAGGGTATTCAGGGGCATAGTGAATCCAATGACTGCAAGTTTGATTCGTACACAGGACAGACGGTGACTTTGCAAACGCTCCTCGGGGCAAATCAAAACATACAGTGGACAGACGAAAGCATCTCGGACAGTGACACAGGCACCGGGACCGCACGGATGCTCAAGCTAAACGAGGCAGACCTCCCTCGAACCGACAAGACATTCTTCGTTGGCTGCAAAAAACAAGCAGGTGCCGCCGCCAACCCGTCGTGCAAAGTGACAGTGAACGTGAATGCCCGACCCTCGTCGGTTGACGACAAAAACGTTGTCACCTGCGCATACGGCGAGGACAGCAACCAGAAAGCCGTGGAAGTGGAGATGTCACAAGACAAAAACACTCTCACCATTGACTGTGGGAAGGACGGATCGATGCAGCCTGCTGAATTCACATCTCAGTACTGCTTCCCCGAGGGAGATACGTTGGAAGAGTGCTCCAAGGCGAACTACTCTGATATTCTTCCCACTTTTGAAACCAGCTGGTGGACcgaagcagaaaacgacGGTACCCCGGCTGTGCTGACGATCCCGAAGACCGACTTCCCAGGTGAAGACCAGCGCCTCCTTCTAGGCTGTGCTCCTAAATCAACAGCTGCGGGAACGCCAGGCAAGGCATCCGGCCCGTCCGGTTCCGCGACAACCGCAACATCCTGTCGGGTTGTTGTTACTGTCAAGGCGGCGAGCTCGGCCTCGTCTGCATCATTCACCTCGCAAACTGTAGCTGCGACCGCTGGAGCAACTGTTCTACCAGCGCTGTTGGCTGGTTCGTTCTAA